CGCTCAAAAACTTCATCACTAGCGATATTCACACTTAGTATGATGTCTGCGCCTCTTGCTGCTTTGCCTTTTAGGCGTAGTTTTTCGCCATTTTGTATGCCAGAGGGAATTTTAAAGTTTACTTCGCCGCCACTACCTCTTATGGTTTTGCTAGCACCATTTATCGCATCAGCTAAGCTTATTGTGATGCTCATGTGCTCGTCATTTGAGCCGTAGCTAGAGCTATCAAAGCCGCTAGCCCCTTGCCCAAAAAAGTCAAATCCACCAAAGCTAGCCCTAGAGCTACCACCTTTAAAACCACTGCTTTTAAAGCCGCCCAAACCACCAAAAAGGCTATTTAAAATGTCATTTATATCGCTGCCACCGCCTTTGTAAAAGTCGCTAAAATCCTGTCCGCCAAACATAGAATCACCGTATTTATCATACTGCTCGCGCTTTTTTTCATCACTTAAAATCTCATAAGCTGCGTTTATTTCTTTAAACTTCTCTTCAGCTTCTGGGCTTTTGTTTATGTCTGGGTGATATTCTTTTGCTAGCTTGCGGTAAGCTTTTTTTATCTCATCGTTACTTGCGCCTTTTGCTACGCCAAGTGTTTCATAAAGTGAATTTGCCATTGTTATCCTTATAAAAATTTTTAAGCCAAAATTATAGCACAAAGTTTAGCCA
Above is a genomic segment from Campylobacter magnus containing:
- a CDS encoding DnaJ C-terminal domain-containing protein, which encodes MANSLYETLGVAKGASNDEIKKAYRKLAKEYHPDINKSPEAEEKFKEINAAYEILSDEKKREQYDKYGDSMFGGQDFSDFYKGGGSDINDILNSLFGGLGGFKSSGFKGGSSRASFGGFDFFGQGASGFDSSSYGSNDEHMSITISLADAINGASKTIRGSGGEVNFKIPSGIQNGEKLRLKGKAARGADIILSVNIASDEVFERDGDDLKARLEVPLKTALFGGSVSFKTHKKEVSLKIAAGTKNGQKIRLKGYGVPNRKSGIIGDLYLEVSVILPEISTLSPELVELLKKEL